One region of Streptomyces sp. CG4 genomic DNA includes:
- a CDS encoding winged helix-turn-helix domain-containing protein produces MGRRRRETVRMQAAELFKRKVKPSEVARQVRVSRKSAYQWHQLWRDGGVQALVSRGPSGSRCRLSPRCLEKLAAYLEQGPAAHGWVEDQVWTAARVATLIGRKFHVSYSVSGATWLMHRLGFSPQVPGRRVAERDEQAVTAWKESQ; encoded by the coding sequence GTGGGACGCCGACGCCGGGAGACCGTGCGGATGCAGGCGGCCGAGCTGTTCAAGAGGAAGGTCAAGCCATCGGAGGTCGCGCGGCAAGTGCGGGTGAGCCGGAAGTCGGCCTACCAGTGGCACCAGTTGTGGCGGGACGGTGGTGTGCAGGCTCTGGTCTCCCGTGGCCCGAGTGGTTCGCGGTGCCGTCTGTCCCCGCGCTGTCTGGAGAAGCTGGCCGCGTATCTGGAGCAGGGTCCGGCCGCGCACGGCTGGGTGGAGGACCAGGTGTGGACCGCGGCGAGGGTGGCCACGCTGATCGGCAGGAAGTTCCATGTCTCCTACAGCGTCTCGGGTGCGACGTGGCTGATGCACCGGCTCGGCTTCAGCCCGCAAGTCCCTGGGCGGCGGGTCGCCGAGCGCGACGAGCAGGCCGTCACCGCGTGGAAGGAGTCTCAATGA
- a CDS encoding IS110 family transposase translates to METDKARRKHFVRVFCGIDWAEDHHDVAVVDEGGKLLAKRRIGDDAEGHRLLLEVLAEYDDSDAALVPVAIETSHGLLVAALRSAGRPIYAINPMAASRYRDRHAVSRKKSDHGDAVVLANILRTDMASHRPLPAHSELSQAITVLARAQQDAVWNYQQLSNQLRSLLREYFPAALTAFQHLQGGLTRGDARAVLAVASTPGKAARLSRTQLRAALKRGGRQRGIDADAERIQGVFRSECLRHTPMVEEAMGLQMLALLRQLDAACKAADELAESLQARFREHPDAHIVTSFPGLSDLAGARVLAEIGDDRSYFTSARALKAYAGSAPVTRASGKVRIVTHRVVKNRRLASCGYVWTLTALRASPGARTHYKRRREVGDRHSSAQRNLFNKLLGQLYHCLQTRQTYNESRAFSQPAQALAA, encoded by the coding sequence ATGGAGACGGACAAGGCAAGGAGGAAGCATTTCGTGAGGGTGTTCTGCGGGATCGACTGGGCCGAAGACCACCATGACGTCGCGGTGGTCGACGAGGGGGGAAAGTTGCTGGCCAAGCGCCGGATTGGCGACGATGCTGAGGGGCATCGCCTCCTGCTGGAGGTTCTGGCCGAGTACGACGACAGCGACGCGGCCCTCGTGCCTGTGGCGATCGAGACCAGTCACGGCCTGCTGGTCGCCGCCCTGCGCTCGGCCGGGCGCCCGATCTATGCGATCAACCCGATGGCCGCCTCCCGCTACCGTGACCGACACGCGGTCTCCCGCAAGAAGTCCGACCACGGCGACGCTGTCGTCCTGGCGAACATCTTGCGGACGGACATGGCCAGCCATCGGCCCCTGCCCGCGCATTCGGAGCTGTCGCAGGCCATAACGGTTCTGGCTCGCGCTCAGCAGGACGCCGTGTGGAACTACCAGCAGCTCTCCAACCAGCTCCGATCGCTGCTGCGTGAGTACTTCCCAGCGGCCTTGACTGCCTTCCAGCATCTGCAAGGCGGCCTGACCAGGGGTGATGCCCGAGCCGTGCTGGCGGTCGCGTCTACACCGGGCAAGGCGGCCCGCCTCAGCCGCACCCAGCTGCGTGCCGCGCTGAAGCGCGGTGGGCGGCAGCGCGGGATCGACGCCGACGCCGAGCGCATCCAAGGCGTCTTCCGCTCCGAGTGCCTCCGGCACACCCCGATGGTCGAGGAAGCCATGGGACTCCAGATGCTCGCGCTGCTACGGCAGCTCGACGCGGCCTGCAAGGCCGCCGATGAACTCGCCGAGTCTCTTCAAGCCCGGTTCCGCGAGCATCCGGACGCGCACATCGTGACCAGCTTCCCCGGCTTGAGCGACTTGGCCGGCGCGCGAGTTCTCGCCGAGATCGGTGACGACCGGAGCTACTTCACCAGCGCACGGGCGCTAAAGGCGTACGCGGGCTCAGCTCCAGTCACCCGCGCCAGCGGCAAGGTCCGCATCGTCACGCACCGAGTCGTCAAGAACCGCCGGCTGGCGTCCTGCGGCTACGTGTGGACCCTCACAGCCCTGCGTGCGTCGCCCGGAGCGCGCACGCACTACAAGCGCCGACGCGAAGTCGGAGACCGACACAGCTCGGCCCAACGCAACTTGTTCAACAAGCTCCTGGGCCAGCTCTATCACTGCTTGCAAACCCGCCAGACCTACAACGAATCCCGGGCCTTCTCACAGCCTGCTCAAGCCCTCGCGGCTTGA
- a CDS encoding transposase produces MRCLPGRPTTYGGDLGRGKRARATCGGYLCFEDEAGFTRRPPRGRTWGRRGHTPQVTVSGRRSGRLSVAGLIAMRPGSRTRLCHRLRTHRAGKGKRRSMGERDFIALIDGVHQLVKAPVVLVWDRLNTHVSRAMGELIAEREWLTVFLLPAYSPDLNPVEWVWAHIKRSLANLAVVALDRLEVLVRNRLKRLQYRSGTLDGFIAGTGLTLDEPASP; encoded by the coding sequence GTGAGATGTCTCCCGGGCCGCCCAACAACTTACGGAGGCGACCTGGGCCGAGGTAAAAGAGCCCGGGCGACCTGTGGGGGCTACCTCTGCTTCGAGGACGAGGCAGGCTTCACCCGTCGGCCGCCCAGGGGACGCACCTGGGGCCGGCGAGGTCACACCCCGCAGGTGACGGTGAGCGGCCGGCGCTCGGGACGCCTGTCCGTGGCCGGGCTGATCGCCATGCGGCCCGGCTCCCGAACCCGGCTGTGCCACCGCCTGCGCACCCACCGAGCAGGCAAAGGCAAACGTCGCAGCATGGGCGAGCGGGACTTCATCGCGCTGATCGACGGCGTCCATCAACTCGTCAAGGCGCCGGTCGTGCTGGTGTGGGACCGCCTGAACACGCACGTCTCCCGCGCCATGGGCGAGCTGATCGCCGAGCGTGAGTGGCTGACGGTGTTCCTACTGCCCGCCTACTCACCCGACCTCAACCCGGTCGAGTGGGTATGGGCACACATCAAACGCAGCCTGGCCAACCTCGCCGTCGTCGCCCTCGACCGGCTCGAAGTACTCGTACGCAACCGGCTCAAGCGCCTTCAGTACCGATCCGGCACCCTCGACGGATTCATAGCAGGCACCGGCCTGACCCTCGACGAACCGGCATCACCCTGA
- a CDS encoding transposase, with the protein MSDEAWELILPVITAGKARHPSASGHDGQHAMREIVNRLLHRTRTGCPRRDLPHGQPPKSAVYYCFATWRDDGTAETILVTTSAPSLWRALGTLVRSSRPKIGRVAVLPHLWRKLYARCYCDDQDQARPTR; encoded by the coding sequence CTGTCGGACGAAGCCTGGGAGCTGATCCTGCCGGTCATCACCGCGGGGAAGGCCCGGCACCCCTCGGCCAGCGGGCACGACGGTCAGCACGCGATGCGGGAGATCGTCAACCGTCTCCTCCACCGGACCCGCACTGGCTGCCCGCGGCGAGACCTGCCGCACGGCCAGCCGCCGAAGAGCGCGGTGTACTACTGCTTCGCCACGTGGCGCGACGACGGCACTGCCGAGACCATCCTCGTGACGACCAGCGCCCCGTCCTTGTGGCGAGCGCTCGGGACTCTCGTTCGATCGTCGAGGCCGAAGATCGGTAGGGTAGCGGTTCTGCCCCACCTCTGGAGGAAGCTGTATGCCCGTTGTTATTGCGACGATCAAGACCAAGCCCGGCCGACGCGATGA
- a CDS encoding putative quinol monooxygenase, giving the protein MPVVIATIKTKPGRRDEVLNAFEKHTPAVHAENGCQLYAVHAGADRVTVVEKWADQASLDAHSRGQALGAIATAITDALAEPLDIAVMEAFPLGDTAKGML; this is encoded by the coding sequence ATGCCCGTTGTTATTGCGACGATCAAGACCAAGCCCGGCCGACGCGATGAGGTTCTGAACGCGTTCGAGAAGCACACCCCCGCCGTTCATGCCGAGAACGGTTGCCAGCTGTACGCCGTCCACGCCGGAGCAGACCGCGTCACGGTGGTGGAGAAGTGGGCCGACCAAGCCAGCCTGGATGCCCACAGCCGGGGCCAGGCCCTCGGTGCGATTGCCACCGCGATCACCGATGCACTCGCCGAGCCCCTCGACATCGCTGTCATGGAAGCCTTCCCGCTTGGTGACACCGCCAAGGGCATGCTGTAG
- a CDS encoding putative quinol monooxygenase: MTYGLVTKFLAHPGKRDALADSLLQAAKLLDRDPGCVHYVVSTSAEPEAVWVSEVWTDQAAHDASLEPEDVRALVLQARPLIAGLSEQTPLTVLGGVGLPS; encoded by the coding sequence ATGACATACGGACTCGTCACCAAGTTCCTCGCCCATCCGGGCAAGCGTGATGCCCTCGCTGACAGCCTGCTGCAGGCGGCGAAGTTGCTGGACCGCGACCCGGGTTGCGTCCATTACGTCGTCAGCACGTCGGCTGAGCCGGAGGCGGTCTGGGTTTCGGAGGTCTGGACAGACCAAGCCGCGCATGATGCGTCCCTGGAGCCGGAGGACGTCAGGGCTCTTGTTCTCCAGGCCCGGCCGCTGATCGCGGGGCTTTCCGAGCAGACGCCGCTGACGGTTCTTGGCGGTGTGGGCCTTCCGTCCTGA
- a CDS encoding DUF5131 family protein: MSDRSAIEWTEATWNPTTGCDRVSEGCDNCYALALAKRLKAMGSPKYQTGGDPRTSGPGFGLTVHPDALRVPYGWKSPRTVFVNSMSDLFHARVPLNYVRRVFDVIAETPQHTYQVLTKRARRLRQVADRLEWPANLWMGVSVESANELPRVDDLRQVPAAVKFLSCEPLLGPLGGLTLDGIDWVIAGGESGPGHRPLEEEWVTQIRDTCRDAGTAFFFKQWGGRTPKAGGRELDGRTWDDMPERQLVLGAG; encoded by the coding sequence GTGAGTGACCGCAGTGCGATCGAGTGGACCGAGGCGACGTGGAACCCCACCACGGGATGCGACCGCGTCTCCGAGGGGTGCGACAACTGCTACGCGCTGGCGCTGGCAAAGCGGTTGAAGGCCATGGGGTCGCCGAAGTACCAGACCGGCGGTGACCCGCGTACTTCCGGGCCCGGGTTCGGGCTGACGGTGCATCCGGACGCCCTGCGTGTGCCGTACGGGTGGAAGAGTCCTCGCACCGTCTTTGTGAATTCCATGAGCGACTTGTTCCACGCCCGGGTGCCGCTCAATTACGTGCGCCGCGTCTTTGACGTAATCGCGGAGACCCCGCAGCACACCTATCAAGTGCTCACCAAACGGGCGCGGCGTCTGCGGCAGGTCGCCGACCGGCTTGAGTGGCCGGCGAATCTGTGGATGGGCGTGTCCGTGGAGAGCGCAAACGAGCTGCCGCGCGTCGACGACTTGCGGCAGGTGCCCGCGGCGGTGAAGTTCCTGTCGTGCGAGCCGCTACTGGGGCCGCTGGGCGGGCTGACGCTGGACGGGATCGACTGGGTCATCGCCGGCGGTGAGTCCGGGCCGGGGCATCGGCCGTTGGAGGAAGAGTGGGTGACGCAGATCCGCGACACCTGTCGCGACGCCGGCACCGCGTTCTTCTTCAAGCAGTGGGGCGGCCGCACCCCGAAGGCCGGCGGCCGCGAGCTGGACGGCCGGACGTGGGATGACATGCCGGAGCGCCAACTGGTACTCGGGGCGGGTTAG
- a CDS encoding NADP-dependent oxidoreductase: MKAIVATDPAAEAAGITLAERPEPAPAINDVVVEVHASGFVPAEWEWPSTWVDRAGRDRAQAIIGHEFAGVVTSLGYGTTGLSLGQRVFGITDWHRDGTLAEYAAVEARNLAPLPGNVDFTVGASLPISGLTAWQGLFQHGRLQAGQSVLAHGAAGAVGSVVTQLAREFGAYVIGTGRAADRQAALDFGANEFLDLATEDLDDIGGVDVVFDVIGADIQRRSARIIRPGGTLVSVVGPVEARPVDGLAVDFVVESVPSQLVEIVDRVRDGRLRTHIGTVATLDDAVPALNPTERRKGKTVIRVRP, from the coding sequence GTGAAGGCAATCGTCGCGACGGATCCGGCCGCGGAAGCAGCCGGGATCACACTCGCGGAGCGGCCTGAGCCGGCGCCGGCGATCAACGACGTCGTCGTTGAAGTCCATGCGTCGGGCTTCGTCCCCGCGGAGTGGGAGTGGCCCTCGACGTGGGTCGATCGCGCCGGTCGCGATCGAGCCCAGGCGATCATCGGCCACGAGTTCGCCGGAGTGGTCACCTCCCTCGGCTACGGCACGACGGGGCTCTCGCTGGGACAGCGGGTGTTCGGGATCACGGACTGGCACCGCGATGGAACCCTGGCCGAGTACGCGGCCGTGGAGGCACGCAACCTGGCGCCGCTGCCGGGGAACGTCGACTTCACGGTGGGTGCGAGCCTGCCGATCTCCGGCCTGACCGCGTGGCAAGGTCTGTTCCAGCACGGTCGTCTTCAGGCGGGGCAGAGCGTCCTCGCACACGGCGCCGCCGGCGCGGTCGGGTCTGTGGTTACGCAGCTCGCCCGGGAGTTCGGCGCCTACGTCATCGGTACCGGGCGGGCGGCGGACCGCCAGGCGGCGCTCGACTTCGGCGCGAACGAGTTCCTCGACCTCGCCACCGAGGATCTCGACGACATCGGCGGGGTCGACGTGGTCTTCGATGTCATCGGCGCTGACATCCAAAGGCGCTCGGCGAGAATCATCCGGCCTGGCGGGACGCTGGTGTCGGTGGTCGGGCCTGTTGAGGCTCGCCCTGTCGACGGCTTGGCGGTCGACTTCGTCGTCGAGTCCGTTCCGAGTCAGCTGGTGGAGATCGTCGACCGGGTGCGGGACGGGCGCCTTCGCACGCACATCGGAACCGTCGCGACCCTCGACGACGCCGTCCCTGCGCTCAACCCGACCGAGCGGCGCAAGGGCAAGACCGTCATTCGGGTGCGCCCCTGA
- a CDS encoding DciA family protein — translation MNDQPRPGTEARVDLALLALRRAREDARRGRFTERAPAARRQRVRGRTPPVLLARALLDLFAVSEASPLPAWHSVAGPLAKRVVPTAFDSETGTLTLAGAAAAWLTNTRLLADRLIQGLNDVLGSGTVRHIRLVKRDSSAVLPQLPVPDSPRAQPEPTTVPSDPAIEAALNRQARQLPRETDQFTLPW, via the coding sequence TTGAACGACCAGCCGCGCCCGGGCACTGAGGCACGCGTCGATCTGGCGCTACTGGCCCTGCGCCGGGCTCGCGAGGACGCCCGGAGGGGCCGCTTCACCGAGCGCGCCCCCGCCGCCCGCCGCCAGCGCGTACGAGGACGCACCCCGCCGGTCCTCCTCGCGCGAGCCCTGCTTGACCTGTTCGCCGTGTCCGAGGCCTCGCCACTGCCGGCCTGGCATTCGGTAGCCGGCCCCCTGGCCAAGCGCGTGGTCCCCACCGCCTTCGACTCCGAGACCGGGACGCTCACCCTGGCGGGGGCTGCGGCGGCCTGGCTGACCAACACCCGGCTCCTGGCGGACCGTCTGATACAGGGGCTCAATGACGTGCTCGGTTCGGGCACGGTGCGCCATATCCGTCTGGTGAAGAGGGACTCGTCCGCGGTGCTTCCGCAGCTCCCGGTGCCGGACAGCCCACGCGCACAGCCGGAGCCGACAACTGTGCCGTCCGACCCCGCCATTGAGGCGGCCTTGAACCGGCAGGCGCGTCAACTCCCCCGCGAAACAGATCAGTTCACCCTCCCGTGGTGA
- a CDS encoding DUF4157 domain-containing protein → MQPMIGNAAVVQLLRRAGRPGALDRHRHGPGCGHTEEPRQSEPSPQSAQSAVQRSTVLGVLRGSGRALDTTTRTDMESRLGADFSDVRLHTGAEARRSAAEIGARAYTSGNHVVIGDGGGDRHTLAHELTHVIQQRQGPVAGTDNGDGLSVSDPGDRFEREAEANARRAMNGSPVARTVDADRSARGGDGSAVQRMKRTREESTEGEISEDAVNLIAASAGREDTYAGGQGRKLPKTPEEAACWEWAVRAAADSGGLDRGEYWNYLIGLSEEDDVRELDQVEPVVRSDLDRLRDDITAAGMRFDPETFDAQHDEAAIRPLMERAVRTFVQSHGLRIDAANPAGWIMCHYRMDGAFGVPEHFWIELPVPRGGRVLLQTVPDIPYIEAGGTDLRWHDENSVAERQEGHATYQTIEVPVAALKGRHSEIINGIMARGRRTRRKPTESSSGT, encoded by the coding sequence ATGCAGCCGATGATCGGCAACGCCGCGGTGGTGCAGTTGCTGCGGCGAGCCGGGCGCCCCGGGGCGCTGGACCGGCACCGGCACGGACCCGGATGCGGGCACACCGAGGAGCCGAGGCAATCGGAGCCGTCTCCGCAGTCGGCGCAGTCGGCGGTGCAGCGTTCGACGGTGCTCGGCGTGCTGCGCGGCAGCGGACGGGCCCTGGACACGACCACCCGTACCGACATGGAGAGCCGTCTCGGCGCCGACTTCTCCGACGTACGGCTGCACACCGGCGCCGAGGCCCGCCGTTCCGCCGCCGAGATCGGTGCGCGTGCCTACACCTCCGGCAACCATGTCGTCATCGGCGACGGCGGTGGCGACCGGCACACCCTCGCCCATGAGCTGACCCACGTCATCCAGCAGCGCCAGGGCCCCGTCGCGGGCACCGACAACGGCGACGGGCTGTCCGTCTCCGACCCCGGCGACCGCTTCGAACGGGAGGCCGAGGCCAACGCCCGGCGCGCGATGAACGGTTCTCCCGTCGCGCGGACCGTCGACGCCGACCGCTCCGCGCGCGGGGGCGACGGCAGCGCCGTCCAGCGGATGAAGCGCACCCGCGAGGAGAGCACGGAAGGGGAGATCTCCGAGGACGCGGTCAACCTGATCGCCGCCTCCGCCGGGCGGGAGGACACCTACGCGGGCGGGCAGGGGCGCAAGCTCCCCAAGACGCCCGAGGAGGCCGCCTGCTGGGAGTGGGCCGTGCGGGCCGCCGCGGACTCCGGCGGCCTCGACCGGGGTGAGTACTGGAACTACCTCATCGGCCTGAGCGAGGAGGACGACGTACGGGAGCTGGACCAGGTGGAGCCCGTGGTCAGAAGCGATCTGGACCGGTTGCGGGACGACATCACGGCCGCGGGCATGCGCTTCGACCCCGAGACCTTCGACGCCCAGCACGACGAGGCCGCGATCCGCCCCCTCATGGAACGGGCGGTCCGGACCTTCGTGCAGTCCCACGGCCTGCGGATCGACGCCGCGAACCCGGCGGGCTGGATCATGTGCCACTACCGGATGGACGGCGCTTTCGGCGTCCCCGAGCACTTCTGGATCGAATTGCCCGTCCCGAGGGGCGGACGGGTGCTTCTCCAGACCGTCCCGGACATCCCGTACATCGAGGCAGGCGGCACCGATCTGCGCTGGCACGACGAGAACAGCGTGGCAGAACGGCAGGAAGGCCACGCGACCTACCAGACCATCGAGGTGCCGGTCGCTGCGCTCAAGGGCCGCCACTCCGAGATCATCAACGGCATCATGGCCAGGGGCCGACGCACCCGGCGCAAGCCGACGGAGTCCTCCTCCGGAACCTGA
- a CDS encoding CBS domain-containing protein — MSTTARLRDRRVNLERRATASKAVRTSLVSLAGLIGGPVTNQSGDEVGRVVDVVARLYGSDSYPPVTGLILRIGRRRTFLASDAIGKVHAGHVRLSTARVDLRDFARRPGEVLLAKDVLDHQLVDVDGVQVTRAADLYLAPLVDKVVLVGVDVSLPTLLRRLGPRRWQARPTPERVLDWQAVAPFAEQATEGPPEVRLRASRAALHRLRPADLADILEDLGRAERQQLLGWLAPEQAADALEEMEPAELENLLREAKPEHAARLVDEMEPDEATDALRDLTREEREALLTRMPSSEAAELRRLLAHREGTAGGAMTTLLITAGRDETVAQVRARLAEQAEHRTEIDAVAVVDEQGRLVTDIALFDLAVAEDTTPVADLVAWRTQFGPPVTVRPDTALTAAADELVAARASSLLVVDDTDRPLGRILADDLLDNLLPERGRLHFRRFLQ, encoded by the coding sequence ATGTCCACCACCGCTCGCCTGCGTGACCGCCGGGTCAACCTGGAGCGGCGCGCAACCGCCTCCAAGGCGGTCCGCACCTCCCTGGTCTCGCTCGCCGGCCTGATCGGCGGACCCGTCACCAACCAGTCCGGCGACGAGGTCGGCCGCGTCGTCGATGTCGTCGCCCGGCTCTACGGGTCGGACTCGTACCCCCCGGTCACCGGCCTGATCCTGCGCATCGGCCGACGCCGCACCTTTCTCGCCTCGGACGCCATAGGCAAGGTGCACGCCGGGCACGTGCGGCTGAGCACAGCGCGGGTCGACCTGCGCGACTTCGCCCGCCGACCCGGCGAGGTGCTGCTGGCCAAGGACGTGCTCGACCACCAGCTCGTCGACGTGGACGGAGTCCAGGTCACTCGCGCCGCCGATCTGTACCTGGCGCCGCTGGTCGACAAGGTGGTGCTGGTCGGCGTGGACGTCTCCCTGCCCACGCTCCTGCGCCGGCTCGGCCCGCGCCGGTGGCAGGCCCGGCCCACTCCGGAGCGGGTACTGGACTGGCAGGCGGTGGCCCCCTTCGCCGAGCAGGCGACCGAGGGCCCGCCGGAGGTACGGCTGCGCGCCTCTCGGGCCGCGCTGCACCGGCTGCGTCCGGCGGATCTGGCCGACATCCTCGAAGACCTGGGCCGTGCCGAGCGGCAGCAGCTGCTGGGCTGGCTGGCGCCGGAGCAAGCCGCCGACGCGCTGGAGGAGATGGAACCGGCCGAGCTGGAGAACCTGCTGCGCGAGGCGAAGCCGGAGCACGCGGCCCGGCTGGTCGACGAGATGGAGCCGGACGAGGCCACCGACGCGCTGCGCGACCTCACCCGTGAGGAGCGCGAGGCGTTGCTGACGCGCATGCCGTCCAGCGAGGCCGCGGAGCTGCGGCGGCTGCTGGCGCACCGGGAGGGCACCGCGGGCGGCGCCATGACCACCCTTCTGATCACCGCCGGTCGGGACGAGACCGTCGCTCAGGTGCGGGCCCGGCTGGCCGAGCAGGCCGAGCACCGCACCGAGATCGACGCTGTCGCCGTCGTGGACGAGCAGGGCCGCCTGGTCACCGACATCGCGCTGTTCGACCTCGCCGTAGCGGAGGACACCACCCCCGTGGCCGACCTGGTCGCCTGGCGGACGCAGTTCGGCCCACCCGTCACCGTCCGTCCGGACACCGCGCTGACCGCTGCCGCCGATGAGCTGGTCGCCGCCCGCGCTTCCTCACTGCTGGTGGTCGACGACACCGACCGCCCGCTCGGCCGGATCCTGGCCGACGACCTGCTCGACAACCTGCTGCCCGAACGGGGGCGGCTGCACTTTCGGAGGTTCCTGCAGTGA
- a CDS encoding NRAMP family divalent metal transporter, with amino-acid sequence MTRDLDTTAETPAAATAATAPAPRTGWRRITMVAAIAGPGLVAANAGNDAAGIATYASAGSQFTYGTLFFMVLVTIALVMVQEMAVRLGAHTGKGLGALIREQFSLRLTGLAVFCLLLANTGLVVSEFAGIGAAFELLGVPKWAVIPPAAILLWSLVLFGSYRWAERIFLIMSLAFFAYPIAMILGHPHWAEVGTHLVVPHVEPNKDFILLAVALIGTTVSPYMQFYAAAGVVDRGAKPEDYKLIRLDAVTGAVFACIISLTIIIATASAIGGTGPLDSAAQAAEALKPVAGQNAELLFALGLIGASALAGAVVPLSASYAVGEAAGVERSVSRSFRDAPLFLGLFTAQIVLGAVVAMTPVDVIQLLIGTQVLQGLISPIVLVYLLALTNRRSVLGTAANSPRYRIAATSVVVGVAAMSTILLVQTVLDWFGLA; translated from the coding sequence GTGACCCGCGACCTCGACACCACCGCGGAAACTCCGGCAGCTGCCACGGCTGCGACGGCCCCCGCACCCCGAACCGGCTGGCGACGCATCACCATGGTCGCGGCGATCGCCGGCCCCGGCCTGGTCGCCGCGAACGCGGGCAACGACGCCGCCGGCATCGCCACCTACGCCTCGGCCGGCTCCCAATTCACGTACGGCACCCTGTTCTTCATGGTGCTGGTCACCATCGCCCTGGTGATGGTGCAGGAGATGGCCGTGCGCCTGGGCGCGCACACCGGCAAGGGCCTCGGGGCGCTGATCCGCGAGCAGTTCAGCCTGCGACTGACCGGCCTGGCGGTGTTCTGCCTGCTGCTGGCCAACACGGGCCTGGTCGTCAGCGAGTTCGCCGGCATCGGCGCCGCGTTCGAACTCCTCGGCGTACCCAAGTGGGCGGTCATCCCGCCGGCCGCGATCCTGCTGTGGTCACTCGTTCTGTTCGGCTCCTACCGGTGGGCCGAACGCATCTTCCTGATCATGTCGCTGGCGTTCTTCGCCTACCCCATCGCGATGATCCTCGGCCACCCGCACTGGGCCGAGGTCGGTACACACCTGGTCGTCCCGCACGTCGAGCCGAACAAGGACTTCATCCTCCTCGCGGTCGCCCTGATCGGCACCACGGTCAGCCCCTACATGCAGTTCTACGCCGCCGCGGGCGTCGTGGACCGGGGCGCCAAGCCGGAGGACTACAAGCTGATCAGGCTGGACGCGGTGACGGGGGCGGTCTTCGCCTGCATCATCAGCCTGACCATCATCATCGCCACCGCCTCCGCCATCGGCGGCACCGGCCCGCTCGACTCCGCCGCCCAGGCCGCCGAAGCCCTCAAACCGGTGGCAGGCCAGAACGCCGAACTCCTCTTCGCCCTCGGCCTGATCGGTGCCTCCGCCCTCGCGGGCGCGGTGGTCCCGCTGTCCGCGAGCTACGCCGTAGGCGAGGCCGCCGGCGTGGAACGCTCCGTCTCCCGCAGCTTCCGCGACGCGCCCCTGTTCCTGGGCCTGTTCACCGCCCAGATCGTCCTCGGCGCGGTGGTCGCCATGACCCCGGTCGACGTCATCCAGCTCCTCATCGGCACCCAAGTCCTCCAGGGCCTGATCAGCCCCATCGTCCTTGTCTACCTGCTGGCCCTGACCAATCGCCGATCCGTGCTCGGCACAGCGGCCAACAGCCCGCGCTACCGCATCGCGGCCACCTCCGTCGTCGTCGGTGTGGCCGCCATGTCCACCATCCTGCTCGTCCAGACGGTCCTGGACTGGTTCGGCCTCGCCTGA
- a CDS encoding RICIN domain-containing protein, with protein MKFLNVPLAVAGAGVLGLLALGAPAAHAQEILPGARADSGYSVLSNDSSPQQVLDAYGFGAVSGTPVVTWAANGGVNQRWSLVDQADETVGIVGAQSGMCVAPSGSHGAVTLQGCSSAQFGQRWYEERRPGGRIIFENALFEGQCLDMAGSYSQAVVRDCNGSVSQNWRLFAS; from the coding sequence ATGAAGTTCCTGAACGTTCCGCTCGCGGTGGCGGGTGCCGGTGTTCTGGGCCTTTTGGCTCTCGGTGCCCCTGCCGCGCATGCTCAAGAAATTCTCCCGGGTGCGCGGGCGGATAGCGGGTACAGTGTCCTATCGAACGACTCGAGTCCTCAGCAGGTTCTCGACGCCTACGGCTTCGGCGCGGTGAGCGGGACTCCGGTGGTCACCTGGGCTGCCAATGGCGGAGTCAACCAGAGGTGGTCTTTGGTTGATCAAGCGGATGAGACCGTGGGCATCGTGGGTGCGCAGAGCGGAATGTGTGTTGCTCCTTCCGGCTCGCACGGCGCTGTCACGCTGCAGGGGTGCAGTAGTGCGCAGTTCGGTCAGCGCTGGTACGAGGAACGGCGTCCCGGGGGCCGCATCATCTTCGAGAACGCCTTGTTCGAGGGGCAGTGCCTGGACATGGCGGGAAGCTACAGCCAGGCCGTGGTCAGGGACTGCAATGGAAGCGTGAGCCAGAACTGGCGGCTCTTTGCTTCGTAG